The following coding sequences lie in one Xanthomonas hyacinthi genomic window:
- the kdpA gene encoding potassium-transporting ATPase subunit KdpA: MIDTLLVYALALLLGWPLGLYLAKVMRGAPMRGDALFGWIERPLYRLLGTDPARGMSWRGYAGAFLASNLVLGVLVFALFVTQAWLPLNPDAVPNMRWDVALHTMVSFLTNTDQQHYSGQAQLSYLSQAVGVVGLQFVTPMMGLALVVATLRALFGGRPVARSADALSASASAATGSARPWMAGPEDPEPTPSRHGRQHATAVAALQHTTLSVDEADVGNYWADVIRPTLRFLLPLCLLWTVLLTQQGVPSTLAAGPTAAPLDASAGMAAQKIPLGPVAAMVAIKQLGTNGGGWYGPNSAMALENPTPFSNLLEMLAIVLIPVAIAFMVGPFTGRRKFTVLVFGSMLAMSLASTAVSVWSEGHSASTASAALMEGKEVRFGTDASAAWSSLTTQTSNGSVNAMHDSLAPLTGGVAMVNMLVNAIWGGIGCGLQQFLVYLLLSVFLAGLMTGRTPELFGRKIEAGEVRLLALLILLQPLVLLGFTALTLAMPAAVTATSNPGFHGISQVFYEYTSAFANNGSGFEGLGDGIPWWNLTCTLVLILGRYPALIVPLIVAAQMARKRVAPETGGSLQVETPTFALTLIAVIAVLTVLQFTPALVLGPIADHLTLAAH; encoded by the coding sequence ATGATCGATACATTGCTTGTCTATGCGCTCGCGTTGCTGCTGGGTTGGCCGCTGGGTCTGTACCTGGCCAAGGTGATGCGCGGGGCGCCGATGCGCGGCGACGCGCTGTTCGGCTGGATCGAACGGCCGCTGTACCGCCTGCTCGGCACCGACCCGGCACGCGGCATGAGCTGGCGCGGCTATGCCGGCGCGTTCCTGGCCAGCAACCTGGTGCTGGGCGTGCTGGTGTTCGCCCTGTTCGTGACCCAGGCATGGTTGCCGCTGAATCCCGATGCGGTGCCGAACATGCGCTGGGACGTGGCCCTGCACACCATGGTCTCCTTCCTCACCAACACCGACCAGCAGCATTACTCCGGCCAGGCGCAGCTGTCGTATCTGTCGCAGGCGGTGGGCGTGGTCGGATTGCAGTTCGTCACCCCGATGATGGGCCTGGCGCTGGTGGTGGCGACGCTGCGCGCGTTGTTCGGTGGGCGACCGGTCGCACGCTCGGCCGATGCCCTATCGGCATCGGCATCGGCCGCGACCGGGAGCGCCCGGCCATGGATGGCCGGGCCGGAGGATCCGGAGCCGACGCCGTCGCGCCATGGACGGCAGCATGCGACTGCGGTCGCGGCGCTGCAGCACACCACGCTCAGTGTCGACGAAGCCGACGTCGGCAACTACTGGGCCGACGTGATCCGGCCGACGCTGCGCTTCCTGCTGCCGCTGTGCCTGTTGTGGACCGTGCTGCTGACCCAGCAGGGCGTGCCGTCCACGCTGGCCGCCGGCCCCACCGCGGCGCCGCTGGATGCCAGCGCCGGCATGGCCGCGCAGAAGATCCCGCTCGGCCCGGTCGCGGCGATGGTGGCGATCAAGCAGCTCGGCACCAACGGCGGCGGCTGGTATGGCCCCAACAGCGCGATGGCGCTGGAAAACCCGACCCCGTTCTCCAATCTGCTGGAGATGCTGGCGATCGTGCTGATCCCGGTGGCGATCGCGTTCATGGTCGGCCCGTTCACCGGCCGCCGCAAATTCACCGTGCTGGTGTTCGGCAGCATGCTGGCGATGTCGCTGGCCTCCACCGCGGTGTCGGTGTGGTCCGAAGGCCATTCGGCCAGCACCGCGAGCGCGGCACTGATGGAAGGCAAGGAAGTGCGCTTCGGCACCGATGCGTCGGCGGCATGGTCGTCGCTGACCACGCAGACCTCCAACGGCTCGGTCAATGCGATGCACGATTCGCTGGCGCCGCTGACCGGCGGCGTGGCCATGGTCAACATGCTGGTCAACGCGATCTGGGGCGGCATCGGCTGCGGCCTGCAGCAGTTCCTGGTGTACCTGCTGCTCAGCGTGTTCCTGGCCGGGCTGATGACCGGACGCACGCCGGAGCTGTTCGGGCGCAAGATCGAGGCCGGCGAAGTGCGCCTGCTGGCCTTGCTGATCCTGTTGCAGCCGCTGGTGCTGCTCGGCTTCACCGCGTTGACCCTGGCCATGCCGGCGGCGGTCACCGCCACCTCCAATCCCGGCTTCCACGGCATCAGCCAGGTGTTCTACGAGTACACCTCGGCGTTCGCCAACAACGGTTCGGGTTTCGAAGGCCTCGGCGACGGCATCCCCTGGTGGAACCTGACCTGCACGCTGGTGCTGATCCTGGGCCGCTATCCGGCGCTGATCGTGCCGCTGATCGTGGCCGCGCAGATGGCGCGCAAGCGCGTGGCGCCGGAAACCGGCGGCAGCCTGCAGGTGGAAACGCCGACCTTCGCGCTGACCCTGATCGCGGTCATCGCGGTCCTGACCGTTCTGCAATTCACGCCGGCACTGGTGTTGGGCCCGATCGCCGATCACCTGACGCTTGCCGCGCACTGA
- the kdpB gene encoding potassium-transporting ATPase subunit KdpB translates to MSTPLPQASSSVHKPGLLDGPALRAALRASVLKLSPRHLLGSPVMAVVFAGTLLSALITVAGQGAPAFGWAVTAILLITVLFGNFAEAVAEARGRGQAASLRRARKDLVARRVSSAQLEGETSLPAAELKPGDLVVISAGELIPADGEIVHGVATINEAAVTGESAPVLREAGTDRSGVIGGTKVLSDEIVVKVTAEPGHSFLDRMIALVEGANRQKTPNEIALTMLLAAMTLTFLIVVATLPVIAGFVGVRIDPLLLIALLVCLIPTTIGGLLPAIGIAGMNRALSANVLAKSGKAVEVAGDVDVLLLDKTGTITYGDRQATAFHALSGVDAVQLREAAMLSSLADPTPEGKSIVRLAREQGMPPADPDGASFVAFTAQTRMSGVDLLAQGQHPPRSIRKGAADAVIRHVTALGGLVPAELKGRVEQVARSGATPLVVAEGRHVLGVVELSDVVKHGVREKFARLRAMGVKTVMITGDNPLTAAAIAAEAGVDDYIAEATPEDKLARIRAEQAGGRLVAMVGDGTNDAPALAQADVGLAMNSGTQAAKEAGNMVDLDSDPAKLLAVVEVGKQQLITRGALTTFSLANDVSKYFAILPALFAASIPQMAALNVMRLSSPAHAVLAALIFNALVIPALIPLALRGVRFTPATATSLLRRNMLIYGVGGVLLPFVGIKAIDLLLVALG, encoded by the coding sequence ATGAGCACCCCGCTTCCGCAAGCTTCTTCCTCCGTCCACAAGCCCGGTCTGCTCGACGGCCCCGCGTTGCGTGCGGCGCTGCGCGCCAGCGTGCTGAAACTTTCGCCACGCCATCTGCTCGGCAGTCCGGTGATGGCGGTGGTGTTCGCCGGCACCTTGCTGTCGGCCCTGATCACCGTGGCCGGGCAGGGCGCGCCCGCGTTCGGCTGGGCGGTGACCGCGATCCTGCTGATCACCGTGCTGTTCGGCAATTTCGCCGAAGCGGTGGCCGAGGCGCGTGGCCGCGGCCAGGCCGCCTCGCTGCGGCGCGCACGCAAGGACCTGGTGGCGCGCCGGGTGAGCAGCGCGCAACTGGAGGGCGAAACCAGCCTTCCCGCCGCCGAGCTGAAGCCCGGCGATCTGGTGGTGATCTCCGCCGGCGAACTGATCCCGGCCGACGGCGAGATCGTGCACGGCGTTGCCACCATCAACGAAGCCGCGGTCACCGGCGAATCGGCGCCGGTGCTGCGCGAGGCCGGCACCGACCGTTCCGGCGTGATCGGCGGCACCAAGGTGCTGTCCGACGAGATCGTGGTGAAGGTCACCGCCGAGCCCGGCCACAGCTTCCTGGATCGCATGATCGCGCTGGTCGAAGGCGCCAACCGGCAGAAGACCCCGAACGAGATCGCGCTGACCATGCTGCTGGCGGCGATGACCCTGACCTTCCTGATCGTGGTCGCGACCTTGCCGGTCATCGCCGGCTTCGTCGGCGTGCGCATCGATCCGCTGCTGCTGATCGCGCTGCTGGTATGCCTGATTCCGACCACCATCGGCGGGCTGCTGCCGGCGATCGGCATCGCCGGCATGAACCGCGCGCTGTCGGCGAACGTGCTGGCCAAGTCGGGCAAGGCGGTGGAAGTGGCCGGCGACGTCGATGTGCTGCTGCTGGACAAGACCGGCACCATCACCTACGGCGACCGCCAGGCCACCGCGTTCCATGCGCTCAGCGGCGTCGATGCGGTGCAACTGCGCGAGGCGGCGATGCTGTCCTCGCTGGCCGACCCGACCCCGGAAGGCAAGTCGATCGTGCGCCTGGCGCGCGAGCAGGGCATGCCGCCGGCCGATCCGGACGGCGCCAGCTTCGTCGCCTTCACCGCGCAGACGCGCATGTCCGGCGTGGATCTGCTCGCGCAGGGGCAGCACCCGCCACGTTCGATCCGCAAGGGCGCGGCCGATGCGGTGATCCGCCACGTCACCGCGCTGGGCGGGCTGGTGCCGGCGGAACTGAAGGGCCGCGTGGAGCAGGTCGCGCGCAGCGGCGCCACGCCGCTGGTGGTGGCCGAGGGCCGCCACGTGCTCGGCGTGGTGGAGCTGTCGGACGTGGTCAAGCACGGCGTGCGCGAGAAATTCGCGCGGCTGCGCGCGATGGGCGTCAAGACGGTGATGATCACCGGCGACAACCCGCTCACCGCCGCGGCGATCGCCGCCGAGGCCGGCGTGGACGACTACATCGCCGAGGCCACGCCGGAAGACAAGCTCGCCCGGATCCGCGCCGAGCAGGCCGGCGGGCGGCTGGTGGCGATGGTCGGCGACGGCACCAACGATGCGCCGGCACTCGCGCAGGCCGATGTCGGCCTGGCGATGAACTCGGGTACGCAGGCGGCCAAGGAAGCCGGCAACATGGTCGACCTGGATTCGGATCCGGCCAAGCTGCTGGCGGTGGTGGAAGTGGGCAAGCAGCAGCTGATCACCCGCGGCGCGCTGACCACGTTCTCGCTGGCCAACGACGTGTCCAAGTATTTCGCGATCCTGCCGGCGCTGTTCGCCGCCTCGATCCCGCAGATGGCGGCGCTGAACGTGATGCGCCTGTCCAGCCCCGCGCATGCGGTGCTGGCCGCGTTGATCTTCAACGCGCTGGTGATTCCCGCACTGATCCCGCTGGCGCTGCGCGGGGTGCGCTTCACTCCGGCCACGGCGACCTCGCTGCTGCGCCGGAACATGCTGATCTACGGCGTCGGCGGCGTGCTGCTGCCGTTCGTCGGGATCAAGGCGATCGACCTGCTGCTGGTGGCGCTGGGCTGA
- the kdpC gene encoding potassium-transporting ATPase subunit KdpC: MNVSPVSSSCREPLRWRAALLLPLLVLGAALLYSLLATVVAGALFPVQANGSLLQRDGRVLGSALVAQPFAAPGYFQPRPSAAKFDPMAAAGSNQARSNPELQKRIADARASVAARDGVAAAQVAEDLLTQSGSGLDPDISVAAAQQQVVRVAKARELPVATVTALLAAQVQPRQFGVLGQPRVNVLALNLALDAEEAGNGEKRIGNGEEQKR; this comes from the coding sequence ATGAACGTTTCCCCGGTTTCCTCTTCCTGTCGCGAACCGCTGCGCTGGCGTGCGGCGCTGCTGCTGCCGCTGCTGGTGCTCGGCGCCGCCTTGCTGTACTCGCTGCTCGCCACCGTGGTCGCCGGCGCGCTGTTCCCGGTGCAGGCCAACGGCAGCCTGCTGCAACGCGATGGCCGCGTGCTCGGCTCGGCGCTGGTCGCGCAGCCGTTCGCCGCGCCCGGCTATTTCCAGCCGCGCCCGTCGGCGGCCAAGTTCGACCCGATGGCCGCGGCCGGCAGCAACCAGGCGCGCAGCAATCCCGAGCTGCAAAAGCGCATCGCCGACGCGCGCGCCAGCGTGGCCGCGCGCGACGGCGTGGCCGCGGCGCAGGTGGCGGAGGACCTGCTGACCCAGTCCGGCAGCGGCCTGGACCCGGACATCAGCGTGGCCGCGGCGCAACAGCAGGTGGTGCGCGTGGCCAAGGCGCGCGAACTGCCGGTGGCGACCGTGACCGCGCTGCTCGCCGCACAGGTGCAGCCACGCCAGTTCGGCGTACTCGGCCAGCCGCGGGTGAATGTGTTGGCGCTGAACCTGGCGTTGGATGCCGAGGAAGCCGGGAATGGGGAAAAGAGAATCGGGAATGGGGAGGAGCAAAAGCGCTAA
- a CDS encoding sensor histidine kinase, protein MPDPRTQQADALIGALQRERGGRLTVFLGAAPGVGKTYAMLSRARQLQQQGSEVVVGVVETHGRAETAALLDGLTMQPRRRVEYRGRTLEEMDLDALLARRPPLVLVDELAHRNAPGSRHERRWQDVQELLDAGIDVYSTVNIQHLESLNDVVHRITGIRVGETVPDAIFDRLRDIVLVDLPPRELIERLQQGKVYLPEQAGQALQAFFSPSNLAALRELAMQTAADRVDNDLRDVQAAQGRTGVALRRRVLVAIDGRGQSDYLVRVARRLAERRGAPWSVVTVQTQAQPEEAWQLEVDRAFALARRLGGDAALLHGASVADALLDHAAHNGVSTLLLGRTRERPLARMINRTLTQQLLQRGAHYELVIISSPEARARARRRWRSPGHWLSRDDLVFATVASLLAVAVGWIAERWVGIDDLSMVFIVAVVMVAAKTRMAAAVLSALLSFFAYNFFFIEPRYTLHIGARQGVVTVLLFLVAALVAGRLASRLRTQVLALRAANAQTTALQRLGRELTSAADLGQVLEAGRRALAATLEAEAWVRLQTLEAAHAAAQDGTHDYAPSMAAVDRSAADWAQRHGQATGRFTDTLAGASWWFLPVRHERGAIGVVGLKFAAGVQRPGLEQQRLAEAMVEDIGQAALRTRLVADLESARVSGETERLRSALLSSVSHDLRSPLAAMIGAASSLASYGQAMDAEDRRSLLETIQLEGERLDRYIQNLLDMTRLGHTGLTLNRDWIDVDELIGSAARRLQRYQPQVRLDIALAAGLPTLWVHPALVEQAIFNVLENAAKFSPEGEAIRVAAAMVDGRLRIDIGDRGPGIPEDERARIFDMFYSVERGDRGRHGTGLGLTICQGMIGAHGGSVEALPGADGRGTTIRITLPLIEPAAPPPRPDAD, encoded by the coding sequence ATGCCCGATCCCCGCACCCAACAGGCCGACGCCCTGATCGGCGCACTCCAGCGCGAACGCGGCGGGCGCCTGACCGTGTTCCTGGGCGCGGCGCCCGGGGTCGGCAAGACCTACGCGATGCTGTCGCGCGCGCGCCAGCTGCAGCAGCAGGGCAGCGAGGTGGTGGTCGGCGTGGTCGAGACCCACGGCCGCGCCGAGACCGCGGCGTTGCTGGACGGGCTGACCATGCAGCCGCGGCGGCGCGTGGAGTACCGCGGCCGCACGCTCGAGGAAATGGACCTGGACGCGCTGCTGGCGCGGCGCCCGCCGCTGGTGCTGGTCGATGAGCTCGCCCACCGCAACGCGCCCGGCAGCCGCCACGAGCGGCGCTGGCAGGACGTGCAGGAACTGCTCGACGCCGGCATCGACGTCTACAGCACGGTCAACATCCAGCACCTGGAAAGCCTCAACGACGTGGTCCATCGCATCACCGGCATCCGCGTCGGCGAGACCGTGCCCGATGCGATCTTCGACCGCCTGCGCGACATCGTGCTGGTCGACCTGCCGCCGCGCGAGCTGATCGAACGCCTGCAGCAGGGAAAGGTGTATCTGCCCGAGCAGGCGGGGCAGGCGCTGCAGGCGTTCTTCTCGCCGTCGAACCTGGCGGCGCTGCGCGAACTGGCGATGCAGACCGCGGCCGACCGCGTCGACAACGACCTGCGCGACGTGCAGGCCGCGCAGGGCCGCACCGGCGTGGCGCTGCGGCGGCGGGTGCTGGTGGCGATCGACGGGCGCGGCCAGTCCGACTACCTGGTGCGGGTGGCGCGGCGCCTGGCCGAGCGCCGCGGCGCGCCGTGGAGCGTGGTCACCGTGCAGACCCAGGCGCAGCCGGAGGAAGCCTGGCAGCTGGAGGTCGATCGCGCCTTCGCGCTGGCGCGGCGGCTCGGCGGCGACGCCGCGCTGCTGCACGGCGCCAGCGTGGCCGATGCGCTGCTCGATCATGCCGCGCACAACGGCGTGTCCACGCTGCTGCTCGGCCGCACCCGCGAGCGGCCGCTGGCGCGGATGATCAACCGCACCCTGACCCAGCAACTGCTGCAGCGCGGCGCGCACTACGAACTGGTCATCATCAGCTCGCCGGAGGCGCGCGCACGCGCGCGGCGGCGCTGGCGCAGCCCCGGGCACTGGCTGTCGCGCGACGACCTGGTGTTCGCCACGGTGGCCTCGCTGCTGGCGGTGGCGGTGGGCTGGATCGCCGAGCGCTGGGTCGGCATCGACGACCTGTCGATGGTGTTCATCGTCGCGGTGGTGATGGTCGCGGCGAAGACGCGCATGGCCGCGGCGGTGCTGTCGGCGCTGCTGAGCTTCTTCGCCTACAACTTCTTCTTCATCGAACCGCGCTACACGCTGCACATCGGCGCGCGCCAGGGCGTGGTCACGGTATTGCTGTTCCTGGTCGCCGCGCTGGTCGCCGGACGCCTGGCGTCGCGGCTGCGCACGCAGGTGCTGGCGCTGCGCGCGGCCAACGCGCAGACCACCGCGCTGCAGCGGCTGGGCCGCGAACTGACCAGCGCCGCCGACCTCGGCCAGGTGCTGGAGGCCGGGCGCCGCGCGCTGGCCGCCACGCTCGAGGCCGAGGCCTGGGTGCGGCTGCAAACGCTGGAGGCGGCGCACGCCGCAGCGCAGGACGGCACGCACGACTACGCGCCATCGATGGCGGCGGTGGACCGCAGCGCCGCCGACTGGGCGCAGCGCCACGGCCAGGCCACTGGCCGCTTCACCGACACCCTGGCCGGCGCCAGTTGGTGGTTCCTGCCGGTGCGCCACGAACGCGGCGCGATCGGCGTGGTCGGGCTGAAATTCGCTGCCGGCGTGCAGCGCCCCGGGCTGGAGCAGCAGCGCCTGGCCGAGGCCATGGTCGAGGACATCGGCCAGGCCGCGCTGCGCACGCGCCTGGTCGCCGACCTGGAAAGCGCGCGGGTCAGCGGCGAGACCGAACGCCTGCGCTCGGCGCTGCTGTCGTCGGTCTCGCACGACCTGCGTTCGCCGCTGGCGGCGATGATCGGCGCGGCCAGCAGCCTGGCCAGCTACGGCCAGGCGATGGACGCCGAGGACCGCCGCAGCCTGCTGGAGACGATCCAGCTGGAAGGCGAGCGCCTGGACCGCTACATCCAGAACCTGCTCGACATGACCCGGCTCGGCCACACCGGGCTGACCTTGAACCGCGACTGGATCGACGTGGACGAACTGATCGGTTCGGCCGCGCGGCGGCTGCAGCGCTACCAGCCGCAGGTGCGTCTGGACATCGCCCTGGCGGCCGGGCTGCCGACGCTGTGGGTGCACCCGGCGCTGGTCGAGCAGGCGATCTTCAACGTGCTGGAGAACGCGGCGAAATTTTCGCCGGAGGGCGAGGCGATCCGGGTCGCCGCGGCGATGGTCGACGGACGCCTGCGCATCGACATCGGCGACCGCGGCCCGGGTATTCCGGAGGACGAACGCGCGCGCATCTTCGACATGTTCTACAGCGTCGAGCGCGGCGACCGCGGCCGCCACGGCACCGGCCTGGGCCTGACCATCTGCCAGGGCATGATCGGCGCGCACGGCGGCAGCGTCGAGGCGCTGCCCGGCGCCGATGGCCGCGGCACCACGATCCGCATTACCCTGCCGTTGATCGAACCCGCCGCCCCGCCGCCCCGCCCCGATGCCGACTGA
- a CDS encoding response regulator, which yields MPTESHADPIPPPRVLVIDDEPQIRRFLDISLRAQGYRVLQAATGGDGLAQLAAHGAELVVLDVGLPDQDGHSVLRELRQWSAVPVIMLTVRAGEAEKVQALDAGANDYVTKPFGVQELMARIRVLLRMQPAAGEAEPVFDDGHLHIHLGLREVRLDGEPLPLSRKEYALLALLLRHSGRVLTQPQLLREVWGPTHQEDTHYLRILVGKLRQKLGDSAVAPRYIATEPGVGLRFIGVSERSA from the coding sequence ATGCCGACTGAGTCCCACGCCGATCCGATTCCGCCGCCGCGCGTGCTGGTCATCGACGACGAGCCGCAGATCCGGCGTTTCCTGGACATCAGCCTGCGCGCGCAGGGCTACCGCGTGCTGCAGGCCGCCACCGGCGGCGACGGCCTGGCGCAGCTGGCCGCGCACGGCGCCGAACTGGTGGTGCTGGACGTGGGCCTGCCCGACCAGGACGGGCACAGCGTGCTGCGCGAACTGCGGCAATGGTCCGCGGTGCCGGTGATCATGCTCACCGTGCGCGCCGGCGAGGCGGAGAAGGTGCAGGCGCTGGACGCCGGCGCCAACGACTACGTGACCAAGCCGTTCGGCGTACAGGAACTGATGGCGCGCATCCGCGTGCTGCTGCGCATGCAACCGGCCGCCGGCGAGGCCGAGCCGGTGTTCGACGACGGCCACCTGCACATCCACCTCGGCCTGCGCGAAGTGCGCCTGGACGGCGAGCCGCTGCCGCTGAGCCGCAAGGAATACGCGCTGCTGGCGCTGCTGCTGCGCCACAGCGGACGCGTGCTCACCCAGCCGCAACTGCTGCGCGAAGTGTGGGGGCCGACCCATCAGGAAGACACCCACTACCTGCGCATCCTGGTCGGCAAACTGCGGCAGAAACTCGGCGACAGCGCGGTGGCGCCGCGCTACATCGCCACCGAACCGGGCGTGGGGTTGCGCTTTATCGGCGTGAGCGAACGCAGCGCCTGA